The genomic stretch AAGAGTGTGGATTCTGGGCCTACAAAAAGGCTATAGACTAGGAAAGATAAAGTTATGGCTGACACTAATTCTCGAAAGCCTAACAGGAAGTAGGTTGTGGTTGGACGTGTAAAGTATTGGGGGAAAGTAAATGTTGCCTCCAAGAAGAGAAAGAGTAGGGCAGAGGCTGAATCTAATGATGATGTGGGTGATGTTCAGGACATCACACTTATAAAGAAAATTGTGTCCAGTCAGTCATCCGTGAAATTTCCAGACGCTCCCATGGATAACATCTCCTTTCACTCTATTGACAACGTAGATAGATGGAGATTTGAGTATCAAAGAAGGATTTCCCTAGAGAGAGAACTGGGTCAGGATGCTCTTAAAATCAAGGAGATTATGGACCTCATTTCTGCCGATGGGCTCATTAAATTTTTTGTTGAGTTTGCTATATCTTATGAGCGTATGGTTAAGGAATTTGTTGTGAACATTCTCGTGGACTGTACTGTCCCTGGAAGCCAGAATTTCAGGAAAGTCTATGTAAGGGGTAAACGTGTTAACTTCTCTCCTGCAGTGATCAACATGTATTTGGGAAGAAGTGGGGACGAGGGGTGTGGCCTGGAGGGGACTGATAATCAAGTGTGCAGGGAGATCACTACAAATCAAGTCACTACTTGGCCAATGAGAGGCAAACTGTCTACCGGTCAACTCAGTGTGAAATATGCAATTCTGCACAAGATTGGAGCTGCCAATTAGGTTCCCACCAATTATACTTCAACAGTGGCAGTTGGGTTGGGGAAGTTTCTCTATAATGTGGGTATCAAAAATAGCTTTGACTATGGTACTTATATTATTGATCAGACTGTGAGACATGCTGCAACCAATGCCACCAAGTTGCCTATTTCATTTCCTTCCCTGATCTGTGGTATTATCCTCAACCAGCATCTTGGAATCTTGGTAAGCACTGATGTGGCTTGTAAGAGAAAGTCTGCCATGTCTCTCCATGAAAGATTATTTGCAGGAAAACATGTTGCAGATATTGTCCTGGCATCTGTTGAGAAGAAACTGTCTACTAAAATTGATGTGGTTTTAGGTTTGAAAGAGACCTGCAGATACTTGGATGAGATCATTGCTACCAGTAACAAGAGAAAGTTTGACACTGAACTATTAATCAAAGGTCTTGAACACCCTGCCGGGACTGGGATTGGTAATGTAACTGAAGGAGCTTCTGTTGCATATGAATTTGATGACCATGCTAAGGGTCGGACCTATGAGGAAACTGCTATTGACAACGATAATGCTTCTAGTTCTGGCTCAAACGAGGAAGATTGAAGACTTTCATTTTGGTTTTTCTTATGGTTGCTTTAGAACTTTCTTTTTTACACCTCAGTGTGCTTGGTCTGTACTAATACTTGTGTTGTTGATTGTTACTTAATTCTCTTCGCTTATATTAGTGTTATATATTTGGCATATTATGGATAAAAAGGGGGGAGAGATTAGAATGCTCAATAGTAGTTTTTTGTTGCTTCCCTCTAAAGATCATGGTCTGGTTGAGGGGGAGGATTATTTCGTGATGTGTGTTAGCCTGCTAATAATGTTTTAACTAAAATTTGCAAAAGGGGAAGTTTGTTGCTTCTGTGTTGGTATCAATTTTGATAAAACATTTTGTTAGGGTTAGGGTGTTCTGCGAGATGTCAAagcagatgtcttaacatcattCTCTGAAACTGAACTGATACTCAGTTTTTATTTTAGgcttttagggttttgtttttcagGTGCTTGTTTGCCGCTACTACAACAAAATTAGAGGATTTATGACTTGATTGCTTGGAGGTTTTTGTGAGTAGCTCTAGAATCCAATTTGAAGAATGGCCCAAACCCATATCTGCGTGCTACTGGTGTTCTAAATAAGAGCATCTAATCCTAATTGTAAAGTGTAGCTTTTGTTAAGGACTCTGCTGTTTGTGCTTACCTAGCTCTAGGATGTCGATTCCTTTATTGTGTTTCTTGTAATCCACTCTTTTATTGGGTTAATACTGGAGGAGGAGTGTTTTTCTGAATTGTAATATATATGTGCATTCATaaacctgtaggtgttgaatgCTGGTTTAATCTTTGGAGctgttaagcaaggagagtagtatcgttctcataagcttttaagcattgaggatTGTGTGTCTTGGATGAGTGTCTTCTGTTTTTATTATTTGTGTTATTTGTCACGGGTTTGTGACGGATGAGATTTGAGAAGGGCCTCATaactaggtgagtcttaggtagaagttataggaagggtagtgattaagacAGAAGTTGTAAACGATCAGGTTCACCCTCATCTATCAAGGTCACATACTCATCAAAATTATACATTGTAAGGTTGTCTCTGCCTCTTAAGTTGAACTTGAAATGATTCTAGAGCTTCACAAGGATTCTCATATTGTGACATTTCGCTCTCCCCTTCATCATCATAAGTTGGAATATTTACCTCATCTCCAAGTTGTTGATCATCAACATTATCATATGGCTCACCATTCTTATTTTCACCACCAATAGCATATAGATTATGACTAGGTAACTGAATTGGATCAACATTAGACAAACTGATATCTTTCTTGGGTGTAGTCTTCTCTACCTTATCAATGTCTTCAATATTTTGGTATTCCATGAACACCACATCACGCCTTCAAATAAGCTTCTTTCTTATAGGATTGTACAACCTGTAACCAATCTCATCTTTCCCATAGTCGTTGAAGATACATTGTTTTAACTTTGTATCGAACTTGGATCTTTCATCCTTCATAAAATGCACAAAAGCCTTACAACCAAAGACTCTAAAATGATCATACTTGGCATTCTTTCAAAGCAGCAATAGAAGTGAGATTAAGAACATGCACCACAGGGTAAAATACCCCACCAGTATAATTATTTGGCAACTTAGATTTAGAGAGAATACACCTTATTCTCTCAATCAGTGTTCGATTCATCCTCTTTGCTAAATAATTCAATTGAGGAGTTTATGGAGGAGACTTTTCATGTACAATACCATGCTAGTTGCCATAGGAATCAAATGGTTCACAATACTCACCACCATTATCAAAACAAATACATTTCAACTTCTCGCATGTCTGCCTCTCTACCAATGCATGGAATTCCTTGCGGGAGGACCACAAACATCAAAATGTACCAATTGAAGAAACTTTAACTTCCTTGAGGGAGGATGTCTCTTTAAAGATACTCTAGTATGTTTACCAGctattgtaccccaattttttaccactgagatcccaccatattccaaatagtaggatcatcatcattatcattatcactaTGCATATATCATTTATTAacccaaaaaatacaaaaaaatgttgtttgttacttgtgtTCTAAGACAGGAGACTTATTAAGAAGTGActgagaaaattagggttttgaggcccacaaggaagTTCAACATTCTCCTATGATTCCAAGGGTATTCTCATCAATATCTAAGTCCAAGGATaacccaattcaagatcaacaactctcaAGATCACATGAgtccccaaattagggttttgacctaattccactggagggttgacttttaatcaggacctGGCTCCAAGgatcaaactatgattcaaaagCATCCAAATCTACATTATAGtctattcatatcattcatttgaagaggagagcttgattcatatgCAATCCACAAAATTGCAATTCActtggaaaagtcaactgtgtgagtCAACCtgtgacttttgagaaaaatggtcaactatggacttttaaggattcaaatcatattattaaaaaGGCATTTGGCCATGATAAATTaggaaaattcatcaaggatcaaaaagtcaacaaaagtcaaaattaggattttaagtgattttaacctaattttgggaactccaaattttgcctacaaactaaaaaatctccaaacatgaaagttgtagattttgatcaaacaaacaactcatcacactgaaaatttcttcaaaaaatgattattttcaaagatatggaattttgaagattatgttcaaaaaacttagaaattgtttaagtgttttcacttagatttttcctaactttatggccatttttctccatgatcccaaaggagtttgagaaaacttttaacaagtgacttaaagtatgtagcaagggctttgcAAAGAGATCAATAGCATGAAAATACATGgcttgagctatgagatatgattttgtgaagaagactccatgaacacttgaattcaagtatgaacatgaagaagttaAGAATCAAACTTATTCAAATTTGAAAGATTCCTTGCTGGCATATTCTTTAACTTGTTCCAAGCACCATAATTAGTAGATTACACTGGCTTTTGAGCTATGATCGAAGTGTTTAAAacattatccaagtgatcattccattaatggcataaagGTCACACTTCCATTTTAGAAAAGCATTGCTTTtacaaagtccactctccttgagcctctCCCATGTCTCCTCTGCACCAAAAGCAATTTAAATCCAACAAGAAAGCCTCTGATGTTCAGATCAAAGTCattgcaagcatgcttaaagtttgTACCTTCCATGGAAAACCAAAATTCACATAACATCACAAAGAAGCGAGATGGTACATCCTTCACATCTGAACTTAAAACTCTGAGATTTTTgcctccacaaaccctaaattgTTCCTATTAATAGAGGCCCTTGCTTCTTGCATCaaacacaccagaattctccaagtcacctaTCACTTAAAATTCTCATTTTCCTTATCTTTGCACTTTCATGGTGATTCTGAGTTCTATTGATTTTGGGTGTCAACTAAGGTTTCAAAAAACTTCTAAATACCATTTAGAAGCTGTCTACCATTTCAATAACCTCCCAAAACCCTTctaaccaaaaatcaccattttcattcCATTAAAGGTCCATTTAAGGTCCATTTAGAGgtcattgaagctattcagatcaaGAGAGtccttctgtaacacctccaagtaCGAATTGgaactccattttcagaggtaagaagCTTGAATTCGAGCATACTTGTTTAAGTGCCATTCTAATAATTTCTTGTTGCCATTCTATTTAGAATTATGTGAGGATCAAAAG from Vicia villosa cultivar HV-30 ecotype Madison, WI linkage group LG4, Vvil1.0, whole genome shotgun sequence encodes the following:
- the LOC131597410 gene encoding uncharacterized protein LOC131597410; translated protein: MSQHSTTSSSETSTGEEPMSALSYRAQPTNISIDYAFIAAPLTTTYNADLGLKEFQTSPATRSEGPSAGYYSNPALDKIKEGSRYVDRVINRLVNRVLREDIPVVVVGRVKYWGKVNVASKKRKSRAEAESNDDVGDVQDITLIKKIVSSQSSVKFPDAPMDNISFHSIDNVDRWRFEYQRRISLERELGQDALKIKEIMDLISADGLIKFFVEFAISYERMVKEFVVNILVDCTVPGSQNFRKVYVRGKRVNFSPAVINMYLGRSGDEGCGLEGTDNQVPTNYTSTVAVGLGKFLYNVGIKNSFDYGTYIIDQTVRHAATNATKLPISFPSLICGIILNQHLGILVSTDVACKRKSAMSLHERLFAGKHVADIVLASVEKKLSTKIDVVLGLKETCRYLDEIIATSNKRKFDTELLIKGLEHPAGTGIGNVTEGASVAYEFDDHAKGRTYEETAIDNDNASSSGSNEED